Proteins found in one Triticum urartu cultivar G1812 chromosome 4, Tu2.1, whole genome shotgun sequence genomic segment:
- the LOC125552953 gene encoding uncharacterized protein LOC125552953, producing the protein MGSAPADGEKPSGHLAQPLLGQPQPQPPHPYYAYPAAAYGYAPGPPPPPPPPTLVLLNPPPIFVRLRRLRPRRIPCIRRFSARTLPLLLALALLAGLAFLLYPSAPAARVADIRLDRFRVNPPPFPALDFNLALSLRVRNPGFLLPLRYRAVSAAVSYRGRLLGSGTARPGSGELAARGFTYASSEVWVDAGRVLDDVIELIGDIAAGSVPLEIVTEVVGAVRLFHFNIPVKGLMSCSVNVSPGTQSIISQDCY; encoded by the coding sequence ATGGGATCAGCTCCGGCGGACGGCGAGAAGCCCTCGGGCCACCTCGCCCAGCCTCTCCTCGGGCAGCCCCAGCCCCAGCCCCCGCACCCGTACTACGCCTACCCCGCCGCCGCCTACGGCTACGCCCCCGGtcctcctccgcctccgcctcccccGACGCTCGTCCTCCTCAACCCGCCCCCCATCTTcgtccgcctccgccgcctccgcccgcgGCGCATCCCCTGCATCCGGCGCTTCTCCGCCCGCACGCTCCCGCTCCTCCTCGCCCTCGCGCTCCTCGCCGGCCTCGCTTTCCTCCTCTACCCgtccgcccccgccgcccgcgtcGCCGACATCCGCCTCGACCGCTTCCGCGTCAACCCGCCGCCCTTCCCCGCGCTGGACTTCAACCTCGCGCTCAGCCTCCGCGTCCGCAATCCCGGCTTCCTCCTCCCTCTCCGCTACCGCGCCGTCTCTGCCGCCGTCTCGTACCGCGGCCGTCTGCTCGGCTCAGGCACTGCGCGCCCCGGATCCGGCGAGCTCGCGGCGAGAGGGTTTACCTATGCCTCTTCTGAGGTGTGGGTGGACGCTGGCAGGGTATTGGACGACGTGATCGAGCTGATTGGGGACATCGCCGCTGGGTCTGTGCCGCTGGAGATAGTTACCGAGGTGGTCGGCGCGGTCAGGCTGTTCCATTTCAACATCCCCGTGAAG